One window of the Streptomyces sp. TS71-3 genome contains the following:
- a CDS encoding relaxase/mobilization nuclease domain-containing protein, translated as MIAAIKPAGANTRGLLAYLYGPGRHDEHLDPHIVTGFVMLGMPDPGRNPDATLTQLARHLDEPVRLRNSEFGKKVTDHVWHCPVRAAPEDRHLSDAEWADIAQRIVEAAGIAPPGDDLGCRWIAVRHADDDIHILATTVREDGRRPKLHNSGIRVGDACRQIETDYGLRQLKKGDRTAGRRPTQAEMHKAERLGWEQTSRDWLQDRIRAAIPHAGNTEELLAYLEADGIAVKPRRGPSGDLLGYAAGRPGDLNKDGQQIFHPGGKIAPDLTLPKLKARLDSTAPEEHPTARRERPTTPWHQATDALDTFHTGMADETHAQAHIVALGELIEATAQKAPDHLRADVHAASQVFARARRSRIRAENQAARTLRHAARDIAHTATGPDGSALAALLAALVWATIVAARWRETRSHVHQAEAARRTLHHLQNAADQALTPVLDNLTTRQPTAQARRTLAHDVRAAVPDHADRILTDPAWPALATVLADAEAGGHKPHQLLKEAAAQRELTTARRPARVLITRIQHTSRDPAPNPRAEAARRTTTMRVSTTGPKADETQPAPPAFLAEPKHRPRV; from the coding sequence GTGATAGCCGCCATCAAACCGGCCGGAGCCAACACCCGCGGCCTACTCGCCTACCTCTACGGTCCCGGCCGTCACGACGAACACCTCGACCCGCACATCGTCACGGGCTTCGTCATGCTCGGCATGCCCGACCCCGGCCGGAACCCCGACGCCACCCTCACCCAGCTCGCCCGCCACCTCGACGAGCCCGTACGGCTCCGCAACAGTGAGTTCGGAAAGAAGGTCACCGACCACGTCTGGCACTGCCCTGTCCGTGCAGCCCCCGAAGACCGTCACCTCTCCGACGCCGAGTGGGCCGACATCGCCCAGCGGATCGTCGAAGCCGCGGGCATCGCCCCGCCTGGCGATGACCTCGGCTGCCGGTGGATCGCCGTACGCCATGCCGACGACGACATCCACATCCTTGCCACCACCGTCCGCGAAGACGGCCGTCGGCCCAAGCTCCACAACAGCGGCATCCGCGTAGGCGACGCCTGCCGCCAGATCGAGACCGACTACGGCCTACGCCAACTGAAGAAGGGCGACCGCACCGCCGGACGCCGCCCCACCCAGGCCGAGATGCACAAGGCCGAACGCCTCGGCTGGGAGCAGACGAGCCGCGACTGGCTCCAGGACCGCATCCGTGCCGCCATCCCCCACGCCGGCAACACCGAGGAACTCCTCGCCTACCTCGAAGCCGACGGCATCGCGGTCAAACCCCGCCGCGGACCCTCCGGAGACCTCCTCGGCTATGCCGCCGGCCGCCCCGGCGACCTCAACAAGGACGGCCAACAGATCTTCCACCCCGGCGGAAAGATCGCTCCCGACCTCACCCTCCCCAAGCTCAAGGCCCGCCTGGACAGCACCGCGCCGGAGGAACACCCCACCGCCCGCCGAGAGCGGCCCACCACTCCCTGGCACCAGGCCACCGACGCCCTCGACACCTTCCACACCGGCATGGCCGACGAGACCCACGCCCAGGCCCACATCGTGGCGCTCGGCGAACTCATCGAGGCCACCGCCCAGAAAGCCCCCGACCACCTCCGCGCCGACGTACATGCCGCCTCTCAGGTATTCGCCCGCGCCCGGCGCTCCCGGATCCGGGCCGAGAACCAGGCCGCCCGCACCCTGCGCCACGCCGCCCGCGACATCGCTCACACCGCCACCGGCCCCGACGGCAGCGCCTTGGCCGCCCTGCTTGCCGCCCTCGTCTGGGCCACGATCGTCGCCGCCCGCTGGCGCGAGACGAGGAGCCACGTCCACCAGGCCGAAGCCGCCCGCAGGACCCTCCACCACCTCCAGAACGCCGCCGATCAGGCCCTCACGCCCGTCCTCGACAATCTCACCACCCGCCAGCCCACCGCACAGGCGCGGCGGACTCTCGCTCATGACGTACGCGCCGCCGTCCCCGACCACGCCGACCGCATCCTCACCGACCCCGCCTGGCCAGCCCTCGCCACCGTCCTTGCCGACGCCGAAGCCGGCGGCCACAAACCCCACCAACTCCTCAAGGAAGCCGCCGCCCAACGCGAACTCACGACCGCCCGCCGGCCCGCCCGTGTCCTGATCACCCGCATCCAGCACACCAGCCGCGACCCCGCACCAAACCCGCGCGCCGAAGCGGCCCGCAGGACCACGACAATGCGAGTGTCCACGACTGGCCCGAAGGCCGACGAGACTCAGCCCGCACCACCCGCGTTCCTCGCGGAACCGAAGCACCGTCCGCGTGTGTGA
- a CDS encoding MobC family plasmid mobilization relaxosome protein yields the protein MAETARRQGVPGREVGAEGGPDLDELHAVQQQILHPAPATEPPAGERVQSIQPAIRRFTGTKRTVRVGPLRFTGDEQAALQEAAAEHGYKGESGFAADIVVAFITGRFTANLPLSEDRRRTHMFRAQVLRELNRIGVNVNQIARALNSDLTPPDIRHRLDQLHHLLELIAEALREPADPRKDRAA from the coding sequence GTGGCGGAGACGGCCCGGCGCCAGGGGGTGCCGGGCAGGGAGGTCGGAGCCGAGGGCGGCCCCGACCTGGACGAGCTCCACGCCGTCCAGCAGCAGATCCTCCACCCCGCACCCGCCACCGAGCCCCCGGCAGGCGAGCGAGTACAGAGCATCCAGCCGGCGATTCGCCGTTTCACCGGCACCAAGCGCACCGTCCGTGTCGGCCCGCTGCGATTCACCGGCGACGAGCAAGCCGCCCTCCAGGAGGCTGCCGCCGAGCACGGCTACAAAGGGGAATCCGGCTTCGCCGCCGACATCGTCGTCGCCTTCATCACCGGCCGGTTCACTGCCAACCTGCCGCTGTCCGAGGACCGCCGACGCACCCACATGTTCCGCGCCCAGGTGCTGCGCGAACTCAACCGCATCGGCGTAAACGTCAACCAGATCGCCCGAGCCCTCAACAGCGACCTCACCCCACCCGACATTCGTCACCGTCTCGACCAGCTGCACCACCTGCTGGAACTGATAGCCGAGGCCCTACGCGAACCCGCCGACCCCAGGAAAGACCGGGCCGCGTGA
- a CDS encoding NUDIX hydrolase, which produces MLQSALRLGNEQFAAHLGIAVRTVAAWHADASVMPRREMQQLLDTAHEQAPPAARQRFALLLAKEQAPPDPIPPGAQALRVAIAVVVRDSEVLLVCRRDSDAAGITWQFPAGVIKPGGRAETTTVRETLDETGVHCAARKHLGNRLHPATGVLCEYFLCEYLAGEATNRDAAENIDVMWVPRNAVSRFISVDTIFPPVLAVLEEQT; this is translated from the coding sequence CTGCTGCAGTCCGCCCTGCGACTCGGCAACGAACAGTTCGCCGCTCACCTGGGCATCGCCGTCAGGACGGTGGCGGCCTGGCACGCCGACGCGTCTGTCATGCCTCGCCGGGAGATGCAGCAACTACTCGACACTGCGCACGAGCAGGCCCCGCCCGCTGCGCGTCAGCGCTTCGCGCTCCTGCTGGCGAAGGAGCAGGCGCCGCCAGACCCGATTCCACCCGGTGCGCAGGCTCTGCGTGTGGCCATCGCGGTGGTCGTCCGCGACAGCGAGGTCCTCCTGGTCTGCCGACGGGACAGCGACGCCGCGGGGATCACCTGGCAGTTCCCGGCAGGGGTCATCAAGCCAGGAGGCAGGGCAGAGACCACCACGGTGCGCGAGACGTTGGACGAGACCGGAGTCCACTGCGCGGCACGGAAGCACCTTGGGAACCGCCTGCACCCCGCGACCGGCGTCCTGTGCGAGTACTTCCTCTGCGAGTACCTGGCCGGCGAAGCCACCAACAGGGACGCCGCCGAGAACATCGACGTGATGTGGGTCCCCAGAAACGCGGTGTCCCGCTTCATCTCCGTCGATACGATCTTCCCACCCGTCCTGGCCGTCCTGGAGGAGCAGACGTGA
- a CDS encoding DUF2637 domain-containing protein has product MPHLSTPTYRDRRPDEGRPRTTKQAAERYALIAAGAVIVGLTIGAFWLSYAHLAEVAGQHGLHGSPTRRWAWPATLDAFIVAGELLMLRAGLRQVTDGWAVALTATGSVGSIALNVAGVSGAGGAGIVPLLDYVVAAVPPTAALLAFGVLMRQIHQLVDQPAGHPGTDSVQVTEPPVTALAEPPAELVQPTEPPAAHPLQVPEPPLEVAESTRRGGRPPKATVEELVEIGRITLAEHGTLTRSLLRKAVKDRNLTIGSDRLTEVMKILQPEIEAAAMSGPDSS; this is encoded by the coding sequence TTGCCCCACCTCTCCACGCCCACCTACCGGGACCGCCGCCCGGACGAAGGACGACCCAGGACGACCAAGCAGGCTGCTGAGCGGTACGCGCTCATCGCGGCGGGCGCTGTCATCGTCGGCCTCACCATCGGCGCGTTCTGGCTGTCCTATGCGCATCTTGCGGAGGTCGCCGGACAGCACGGACTCCACGGCTCTCCCACCCGACGCTGGGCCTGGCCTGCGACCCTGGACGCGTTCATCGTCGCAGGCGAACTTCTCATGCTCCGCGCGGGCCTGCGCCAGGTGACCGACGGGTGGGCGGTCGCCCTCACGGCCACCGGGTCGGTCGGTTCCATCGCGCTCAACGTGGCCGGGGTCAGCGGCGCAGGTGGTGCCGGAATCGTGCCGCTGCTCGACTACGTCGTCGCTGCTGTCCCGCCGACCGCCGCGCTGCTGGCCTTCGGTGTCCTGATGCGGCAGATCCACCAGCTCGTCGACCAACCAGCGGGCCATCCGGGCACCGATTCCGTCCAGGTAACGGAACCACCGGTCACCGCGCTCGCCGAGCCACCGGCTGAGCTCGTCCAGCCCACTGAGCCTCCGGCCGCCCACCCCCTCCAGGTGCCGGAACCACCTCTTGAGGTTGCGGAGAGCACGCGGCGCGGTGGCCGTCCGCCGAAAGCCACGGTCGAGGAGCTTGTCGAGATCGGCCGGATCACCCTCGCTGAGCACGGCACGCTCACCAGGTCCCTGCTCCGGAAGGCCGTCAAGGACAGGAACTTGACGATCGGCAGTGACCGGCTGACCGAGGTCATGAAGATCCTCCAGCCCGAAATCGAAGCCGCCGCCATGAGCGGTCCGGACAGCAGCTGA
- a CDS encoding NUDIX hydrolase — translation MTQQNADERPGIAAAIVVHEGRVLMVRRRVSEGQLSWQFPAGEVEPGEEREDAAVRETQEETGLTVAAVKLLGERVHPKTGRLMSYTACQILGGTAHVADTEELAELAWVTHGDIPEYVPYGLFEPVQEYLDGALSV, via the coding sequence GTGACGCAGCAGAACGCGGACGAGCGGCCGGGCATCGCCGCCGCCATCGTCGTGCACGAAGGCCGTGTGCTCATGGTCCGCCGCCGCGTGAGCGAGGGACAGCTCTCCTGGCAGTTCCCTGCCGGCGAGGTCGAGCCCGGCGAGGAACGCGAGGACGCCGCCGTACGGGAGACCCAGGAGGAGACAGGGCTGACCGTGGCCGCGGTCAAGCTGCTCGGCGAACGCGTTCACCCGAAGACGGGCCGCCTCATGTCGTACACCGCCTGCCAGATCCTGGGCGGCACAGCTCACGTCGCAGACACCGAGGAGCTGGCCGAACTTGCCTGGGTCACCCATGGAGACATCCCGGAGTATGTGCCCTACGGGCTGTTCGAACCGGTACAGGAGTACCTCGACGGGGCCTTGTCCGTGTGA